In Xiphias gladius isolate SHS-SW01 ecotype Sanya breed wild chromosome 6, ASM1685928v1, whole genome shotgun sequence, a single genomic region encodes these proteins:
- the LOC120790386 gene encoding guanine nucleotide-binding protein G(q) subunit alpha-like isoform X2, whose product MTLDSMMACCLSEEAKESKRINAEIEKQLRRDKRDARRELKLLLLGTGESGKSTFIKQMRIIHGSGYTDEDKKGFTKLVYQNIFTSMQAMIRATETLKIPFKYEQNKNNAQLVREVDVEKVSSFDQPYIGAIKMLWADPGIQEAYDRRREYQLSDSTKYYLSDLERIATPGYVPTQQDVLRVRVPTTGIIEYPFDLENIIFSYLSDLDRIAEPSYLPTQQDVLRVRIPTTGIIEYPFDLQSIIFRMVDVGGQRSERRKWIHCFENVTSIMFLVALSEYDQVLVESDNENRMEESKALFRTIITYPWFQNSSVILFLNKKDLLEEKIMYSHLVDYFPEFDGPQRDAQAGREFILKMFVDLNPDSDKIIYSHFTCATDTENIRFVFAAVKDTILQLNLKEYNLV is encoded by the exons ATGACTTTAGACTCCATGATGGCTTGTTGCCTGAGTGAGGAGGCGAAGGAGTCCAAGCGAATCAACGCTGAGATCGAGAAACAACTCCGGCGAGACAAGAGAGATGCAAGAAGGGAGCTGAAGCTTCTCCTGCTGG GTACTGGAGAGAGTGGCAAGAGCACTTTCATCAAGCAGATGAGAATAATCCATGGGTCAGGCTACACAGACGAGGACAAAAAGGGCTTCACCAAACTGGTGTACCAGAACATCTTCACCTCCATGCAGGCCATGATCCGTGCAACTGAGACCCTCAAGATCCCATTCAAGTATGAACAGAACAAG AATAATGCCCAGCTGGTGCGCGAGGTGGATGTGGAGAAGGTGTCATCATTCGATCAGCCTTACATTGGTGCGATAAAGATGCTGTGGGCCGACCCTGGCATCCAGGAGGCCTACGATCGCAGGAGAGAGTACCAGCTCTCCGATTCAACCAAATA TTACCTTAGTGATTTAGAACGAATAGCAACTCCGGGGTACGTGCCTACTCAGCAGGATGTGCTGCGGGTTCGAGTGCCTACCACCGGCATCATTGAGTACCCATTTGACCTGGAGAATATTATCTTCAG CTATCTAAGTGATCTGGATCGCATTGCGGAACCATCCTATCTACCAACCCAACAAGACGTGCTTAGGGTTCGAATCCCAACCACTGGGATCATAGAATACCCTTTCGACTTGCAAAGCATCATTTTCAG GATGGTGGATGtggggggtcagaggtcagagaggaggaagtggatCCACTGCTTTGAGAACGTCACCTCCATCATGTTCCTGGTGGCGCTCAGTGAGTATGACCAGGTCCTGGTGGAGTCGGACAACGag AATCGTATGGAGGAGAGTAAAGCTCTGTTCAGGACCATCATCACATATCCCTGGTTCCAAAACTCCTCTGTCATCCTCTTCCTTAACAAGAAGGACCTGCTGGAGGAGAAGATCATGTATTCTCACCTGGTTGACTACTTCCCAGAGTTTGACG GTCCCCAGCGGGATGCTCAGGCGGGTCGAGAGTTCATCTTGAAGATGTTTGTGGACTTGAACCCAGACAGTGACAAGATCATCTACTCCCATTTCACATGCGCCACTGACACGGAGAACATCCGCTTCGTCTTTGCAGCCGTCAAAGACACCATCCTGCAGCTAAACCTCAAAGAGTACAACCTGGTGTGA
- the LOC120790386 gene encoding guanine nucleotide-binding protein G(q) subunit alpha-like isoform X1 encodes MTLDSMMACCLSEEAKESKRINAEIEKQLRRDKRDARRELKLLLLGTGESGKSTFIKQMRIIHGSGYTDEDKKGFTKLVYQNIFTSMQAMIRATETLKIPFKYEQNKNNAQLVREVDVEKVSSFDQPYIGAIKMLWADPGIQEAYDRRREYQLSDSTKYYLSDLDRIAEPSYLPTQQDVLRVRIPTTGIIEYPFDLQSIIFRMVDVGGQRSERRKWIHCFENVTSIMFLVALSEYDQVLVESDNENRMEESKALFRTIITYPWFQNSSVILFLNKKDLLEEKIMYSHLVDYFPEFDGPQRDAQAGREFILKMFVDLNPDSDKIIYSHFTCATDTENIRFVFAAVKDTILQLNLKEYNLV; translated from the exons ATGACTTTAGACTCCATGATGGCTTGTTGCCTGAGTGAGGAGGCGAAGGAGTCCAAGCGAATCAACGCTGAGATCGAGAAACAACTCCGGCGAGACAAGAGAGATGCAAGAAGGGAGCTGAAGCTTCTCCTGCTGG GTACTGGAGAGAGTGGCAAGAGCACTTTCATCAAGCAGATGAGAATAATCCATGGGTCAGGCTACACAGACGAGGACAAAAAGGGCTTCACCAAACTGGTGTACCAGAACATCTTCACCTCCATGCAGGCCATGATCCGTGCAACTGAGACCCTCAAGATCCCATTCAAGTATGAACAGAACAAG AATAATGCCCAGCTGGTGCGCGAGGTGGATGTGGAGAAGGTGTCATCATTCGATCAGCCTTACATTGGTGCGATAAAGATGCTGTGGGCCGACCCTGGCATCCAGGAGGCCTACGATCGCAGGAGAGAGTACCAGCTCTCCGATTCAACCAAATA CTATCTAAGTGATCTGGATCGCATTGCGGAACCATCCTATCTACCAACCCAACAAGACGTGCTTAGGGTTCGAATCCCAACCACTGGGATCATAGAATACCCTTTCGACTTGCAAAGCATCATTTTCAG GATGGTGGATGtggggggtcagaggtcagagaggaggaagtggatCCACTGCTTTGAGAACGTCACCTCCATCATGTTCCTGGTGGCGCTCAGTGAGTATGACCAGGTCCTGGTGGAGTCGGACAACGag AATCGTATGGAGGAGAGTAAAGCTCTGTTCAGGACCATCATCACATATCCCTGGTTCCAAAACTCCTCTGTCATCCTCTTCCTTAACAAGAAGGACCTGCTGGAGGAGAAGATCATGTATTCTCACCTGGTTGACTACTTCCCAGAGTTTGACG GTCCCCAGCGGGATGCTCAGGCGGGTCGAGAGTTCATCTTGAAGATGTTTGTGGACTTGAACCCAGACAGTGACAAGATCATCTACTCCCATTTCACATGCGCCACTGACACGGAGAACATCCGCTTCGTCTTTGCAGCCGTCAAAGACACCATCCTGCAGCTAAACCTCAAAGAGTACAACCTGGTGTGA